Proteins from a single region of Chryseobacterium sp. T16E-39:
- a CDS encoding TonB-dependent receptor, which translates to MKLIYSLLLIFCGLVLTNAQKTYTVEGTVQDFHDKSMLENAVVKIGTFTAKTDKAGKFLFNKIPAGSYNLIAKHPDCHDYTENIGVSQDLHLTIILEHHIQDIETVTIHGSHKNNGSMVVKTLDKTVLTRNATENLGNLLTNISGVNVLKTGNNIAKPIIHGLYGSRVAILNDGVKLAEQEWGVEHAPNVDVNNFEHIDVIKGASALKYGNGAIGGVVLLQPQILPKKDTIMGSVLLSGISNGRGANLNVKLVKTWENGWAVKTNGSFKKLGDLDAPDYGLMNTGVQNSGFNFGVQKLTFNKGISFDYYLTNNSIGILRSSHVGSADDLDEALSNQEPLYKRPFSYDIDNPRQEIEHHIAKISAYQRFKDFGKITATYSFQYNHRKEYDIRRTEELSKKPGLDLELITNDININHFIERTKWNLETGINGGYQNNYSNPDTEARRLVPNYDRFYAGVYSVFKYKVLPELDIEAGARYDFDRYEVTKWYDLSKWNKLYAADYSNFVVRINQNRILTKPELNFNNISANAGITYHPSDSFNLRFNYARVSRSPNVAELFADGLHHSAAIIERGDMRIKSETGNQFNLIADAKLNVLGGLSLSVNPYFFYTKNFINEIPTGYQNTQWGGDFVVYEYQQIDARMYGVDVDVALKINDHLGYKGSASYVYGQDITNDVPLIMMMPPNFNNSVEFNKKEWNNFYFNVSNNTVLKQTRFPIYNFPITKYDTDGNPYKKEVDVSTPPAAYSLWNLQAGVNLSKNFGVDFSVRNVFDRAYRDYLNRLRFFSSEMGRNFILTLRYQF; encoded by the coding sequence ATGAAATTGATATATAGTTTATTACTGATCTTTTGTGGATTGGTACTTACAAACGCACAAAAAACTTATACTGTTGAAGGAACTGTTCAGGATTTTCACGATAAAAGCATGCTTGAAAATGCTGTCGTGAAAATAGGAACCTTTACCGCAAAAACAGATAAAGCAGGTAAGTTTTTATTTAATAAAATTCCTGCGGGATCCTATAATCTCATTGCTAAGCATCCTGATTGTCATGATTATACTGAAAATATAGGAGTTAGTCAGGATCTTCACTTAACTATAATACTGGAACATCATATTCAGGATATTGAAACCGTAACGATACATGGAAGCCACAAGAATAACGGCAGTATGGTGGTGAAAACCCTGGATAAAACAGTATTGACAAGAAATGCAACTGAAAATTTAGGAAACCTTTTAACTAATATTTCAGGTGTGAACGTCCTGAAAACGGGAAATAATATTGCAAAACCAATTATTCACGGGCTATATGGCAGCCGTGTTGCTATATTAAATGATGGCGTCAAATTGGCAGAACAGGAATGGGGAGTAGAGCATGCTCCAAATGTAGATGTTAACAATTTTGAACATATCGATGTCATAAAAGGAGCATCAGCATTAAAGTATGGTAATGGTGCAATTGGAGGAGTCGTTCTTTTGCAACCACAGATCCTACCCAAGAAAGATACAATTATGGGTTCTGTCTTGCTTTCCGGAATATCTAATGGTAGAGGGGCTAATCTTAATGTGAAACTGGTTAAGACCTGGGAAAATGGCTGGGCAGTTAAAACCAATGGAAGCTTTAAAAAGCTAGGGGATTTAGATGCTCCGGATTATGGATTAATGAATACGGGAGTTCAGAATTCAGGATTCAATTTTGGAGTTCAAAAGCTAACTTTTAATAAAGGAATTTCATTTGATTACTATCTAACCAATAATTCAATTGGAATTTTAAGAAGTTCACATGTGGGTTCTGCAGATGATCTTGATGAGGCACTTTCTAATCAGGAACCGCTTTATAAAAGACCTTTTAGTTATGATATCGATAATCCAAGACAGGAGATTGAACATCATATTGCTAAAATATCCGCTTACCAAAGATTTAAAGATTTTGGAAAAATTACAGCTACTTACAGTTTTCAGTACAATCATAGAAAAGAATATGATATTCGCCGAACTGAAGAGCTAAGCAAGAAGCCGGGATTGGATTTAGAATTAATTACCAATGATATAAACATTAATCACTTTATCGAAAGAACAAAATGGAATCTTGAGACGGGAATTAATGGAGGGTATCAGAACAATTATTCTAATCCTGATACTGAAGCCAGACGTTTGGTGCCCAATTATGATAGATTTTATGCAGGAGTTTATTCAGTATTTAAATATAAGGTTTTGCCCGAATTAGATATAGAAGCTGGTGCCAGATATGATTTTGACCGTTACGAAGTGACCAAATGGTATGACCTTAGTAAATGGAATAAATTATACGCTGCTGATTATTCTAATTTTGTGGTTAGAATTAATCAGAATAGAATTCTTACAAAACCCGAATTGAACTTCAATAATATTTCCGCTAATGCCGGAATCACCTATCATCCATCAGACAGTTTTAATCTGAGATTTAATTATGCCAGGGTTTCCAGATCTCCAAATGTGGCTGAGCTTTTTGCTGACGGTCTTCACCATTCTGCAGCAATCATTGAGAGAGGAGATATGAGAATTAAAAGTGAAACAGGGAATCAGTTTAATTTAATTGCAGATGCAAAATTAAATGTACTCGGAGGCTTAAGCCTTTCGGTAAACCCGTATTTCTTTTATACCAAGAATTTTATCAATGAAATACCTACAGGATATCAAAATACACAATGGGGTGGAGACTTTGTGGTGTATGAATATCAGCAGATAGATGCCAGAATGTACGGTGTAGATGTAGATGTAGCACTAAAGATCAATGATCATCTTGGATATAAAGGAAGCGCTTCCTATGTGTATGGTCAGGATATAACCAATGACGTTCCTCTTATTATGATGATGCCACCCAATTTTAACAATTCGGTAGAATTCAATAAAAAAGAATGGAACAACTTTTATTTTAATGTAAGTAATAATACCGTTTTAAAACAAACTAGATTTCCAATTTACAATTTTCCTATTACCAAATATGATACTGATGGAAATCCTTATAAAAAAGAAGTGGACGTATCTACGCCACCTGCAGCATATTCTCTTTGGAATCTGCAGGCAGGTGTGAATCTGTCTAAAAATTTCGGAGTGGACTTTTCCGTTCGAAATGTATTTGATCGCGCCTACAGAGACTATCTGAACAGGTTGCGCTTTTTCTCCAGCGAAATGGGGAGAAATTTTATACTAACTCTTAGATATCAATTTTAA
- a CDS encoding T6SS phospholipase effector Tle1-like catalytic domain-containing protein encodes MENSKMISVGIFFDGTGNNGFNATSGRKPERNNESYYSGITNVYKLFNLFEGDQKIYIEGIGTVTGAGDSNFAMATCKNPVGYVGYSSDDKLARAFYFVQELMKDRSKEYQFYVYGFSRGAMLARNFCYELLKPESRILGNVTVKFLGVFDTVESTPFNNYDTNLLPRIENAIHLCAVNECRYFFPLTGFFEESKNTDDTKTETDTSVWKEIFVPGAHADIGGGYLEGPQSVYISPNFMRTKDVETYIGNIRNTMRDAGGNKIWFHLLKGYKIDSGDVFSQAYMARKKVYHDLSKVYGKLLLLESNRVQQVFGTGFTNADFAIDERAHPFLVSFSNDLEKYVIDLDPELKPAYRYEEFESYTHISANFGLYDNRVLLESKNGIDVELINNGLNVPSHKTVDTIHPNLSSNIHILEDGSVTDFAYGANVPNNDIWDRSILI; translated from the coding sequence ATGGAAAATAGTAAGATGATCTCTGTCGGAATATTTTTTGACGGCACAGGAAATAACGGATTCAATGCAACATCAGGCAGAAAGCCAGAACGTAATAATGAAAGTTATTATAGCGGAATAACGAATGTATATAAACTTTTCAATTTATTTGAAGGGGATCAAAAAATATATATTGAAGGAATAGGAACGGTGACGGGTGCCGGGGATAGTAATTTTGCCATGGCAACCTGTAAGAATCCTGTCGGATATGTAGGTTATTCTTCCGATGATAAGCTGGCGAGAGCATTTTATTTCGTTCAGGAACTCATGAAGGACAGGAGTAAAGAATATCAGTTTTATGTATATGGATTTAGCAGGGGGGCAATGCTTGCCAGAAATTTCTGCTACGAACTATTAAAACCGGAGTCCAGAATACTGGGCAATGTTACTGTGAAGTTTTTAGGTGTTTTTGATACCGTTGAATCGACTCCTTTTAATAATTATGATACGAACTTACTACCCCGAATAGAAAATGCTATTCATCTTTGTGCAGTCAATGAATGCAGGTACTTTTTCCCTCTTACTGGTTTTTTCGAAGAGTCAAAAAATACAGATGATACAAAAACGGAGACAGATACTTCCGTATGGAAAGAAATATTTGTGCCCGGAGCTCATGCAGATATTGGAGGCGGTTATCTTGAGGGGCCACAATCGGTTTATATATCCCCTAATTTTATGAGGACTAAAGATGTTGAAACCTATATTGGGAATATCAGGAACACAATGCGGGATGCAGGGGGTAATAAAATATGGTTTCATCTCTTAAAAGGATACAAGATCGACTCCGGGGATGTTTTTTCCCAGGCTTATATGGCAAGGAAGAAAGTATATCACGATCTTTCAAAAGTGTACGGGAAATTATTGCTGCTGGAATCCAACAGGGTACAGCAGGTCTTCGGTACTGGCTTTACAAATGCCGATTTTGCTATAGATGAGCGGGCGCATCCATTTTTGGTGTCATTTTCAAATGATCTCGAAAAATATGTCATAGATCTTGATCCGGAACTGAAGCCAGCTTACCGGTATGAAGAATTTGAATCCTATACCCATATCTCAGCTAATTTTGGATTATATGACAATCGGGTGCTTCTGGAATCTAAAAATGGGATTGATGTTGAATTGATCAACAACGGATTGAATGTTCCTTCTCATAAAACAGTGGATACCATCCATCCTAACTTATCATCGAATATCCATATTCTTGAAGATGGTTCTGTCACTGATTTTGCATATGGTGCCAATGTTCCGAATAACGACATATGGGATCGGTCTATATTAATTTAA
- a CDS encoding DUF3109 family protein, translating into MIQIDDKLISEDIFSEEFVCNLTKCKGACCVEGDVGAPLDKDELEILDTIFDKIKPYLTKEGIKALEEQGTWTTDPSDGMYVTPMVEDRECAYVTFDEKGITKCGIEKAYEDGAVDWQKPISCHLYPIRITEYSSFTALNYHEWSVCSDACTLGKELQVPVYKFLKTPLIRKYGDEFYGVLSDAAEEWKKEYGN; encoded by the coding sequence ATGATTCAGATAGATGATAAATTAATTTCTGAGGATATATTTTCCGAAGAATTCGTTTGCAATCTTACAAAATGTAAGGGTGCATGTTGTGTAGAAGGAGATGTAGGCGCTCCATTGGACAAGGATGAGCTTGAAATTTTAGATACTATTTTTGATAAAATAAAGCCTTATCTTACAAAGGAAGGGATAAAAGCTCTTGAAGAACAGGGAACGTGGACAACGGATCCTTCTGATGGAATGTATGTAACCCCTATGGTAGAAGACCGGGAATGTGCCTATGTTACTTTTGATGAAAAGGGAATTACAAAATGTGGTATTGAGAAAGCCTATGAAGATGGTGCTGTAGATTGGCAAAAACCAATTTCATGTCACCTGTATCCTATCCGTATTACAGAATACTCTTCTTTTACGGCTCTGAACTATCATGAGTGGTCTGTATGCAGTGATGCATGTACACTTGGAAAAGAATTACAGGTTCCTGTCTACAAGTTTTTAAAGACACCATTAATAAGAAAGTATGGAGATGAATTCTATGGTGTTCTAAGTGACGCCGCTGAAGAATGGAAAAAGGAATATGGAAATTAA
- a CDS encoding ABC-F family ATP-binding cassette domain-containing protein — translation MLSVQGLGLHHSGNYLFQNVNFTIKRDDKIGLVGKNGAGKSTLLKMLSGEITFYEGNVVPDGNITIGFLKQDLDFVKGRTVWDETMQAFEQINAWKNELEEVNHQMTVRTDYESDAYTDLINRMTELNDLLMHHDAYNLEGDMEKVLFGLGFKADDFKKITDEFSGGWRMRIELAKLLLQKNDVMLLDEPTNHLDMESIIWLESFLKDYPGAIVLVSHDKQFMTAVCNRTFDVNNKKVDDYKADYTKYLELRKDRKEKLIQAKKNQDAEIKHTEELINKFRASASKAAFAQSLIKKLDKVERIEVENDDVSKFNIRFVQSVVPGKVNFEAEKLGKAYGNKQIFDDVDFIVQRGDRIALLGQNGQGKTTLAKILAGEIKDYSGTWNLGHNVNIGYFAQNQEEVLTPNKTVLEEAEDAATEETRPRVRDLLGSFLFQGEAVTKKTKVLSGGERNRLALCKLLLRPFNTLIMDEPTNHLDIQSKEIIKLALQKFEGTLIVISHDREFLQGLCDKIFEFRDGKMKEFLGDINEYLEYRQKETIREISAEKAKLHDDVKVEVKAKVEVVEKEQPVSQPKPGFISKEQKNIQNKIKKVEERISELETQSEEMEASFAKENPSDERLEEYNKIKADLELALQEWEHLASQLE, via the coding sequence ATGCTTTCGGTTCAAGGTCTAGGGTTACATCATTCAGGAAACTATTTGTTTCAAAATGTGAATTTCACCATTAAAAGGGATGATAAGATTGGTTTGGTAGGAAAAAATGGAGCGGGGAAATCGACTCTGTTAAAGATGCTTTCCGGAGAAATTACATTCTACGAAGGAAATGTTGTACCTGATGGAAATATTACAATTGGTTTTCTAAAGCAGGATTTGGATTTTGTGAAAGGAAGAACTGTTTGGGATGAAACAATGCAGGCTTTTGAACAGATCAATGCGTGGAAAAACGAACTTGAAGAAGTGAATCACCAGATGACTGTAAGAACAGATTATGAAAGTGATGCCTATACCGATCTGATCAATAGAATGACCGAGCTGAATGATCTTTTAATGCACCACGATGCCTACAACCTTGAGGGAGATATGGAGAAGGTATTATTTGGTCTGGGTTTCAAAGCAGATGATTTTAAGAAAATTACGGATGAGTTTTCAGGAGGTTGGAGAATGAGAATTGAATTGGCAAAACTTCTTCTGCAAAAGAATGATGTGATGCTTCTCGATGAGCCTACCAACCACCTTGATATGGAATCTATCATCTGGCTGGAAAGCTTCCTTAAAGATTATCCCGGAGCGATTGTTCTGGTAAGTCACGACAAGCAGTTTATGACGGCAGTCTGTAACAGGACTTTCGATGTCAACAATAAGAAAGTGGATGATTATAAAGCGGATTATACCAAGTATCTTGAGCTTAGAAAAGATAGAAAAGAAAAGCTTATCCAGGCTAAAAAGAACCAGGATGCTGAAATAAAACATACCGAAGAACTGATCAATAAATTCCGTGCGAGTGCTTCTAAAGCGGCATTTGCGCAATCTTTGATTAAAAAACTAGACAAAGTAGAACGTATTGAAGTGGAAAATGATGACGTTTCCAAATTTAATATCCGATTTGTTCAGTCTGTGGTTCCTGGTAAAGTTAATTTTGAGGCGGAAAAACTAGGGAAGGCTTATGGAAATAAGCAGATCTTTGATGATGTGGATTTTATTGTTCAGCGTGGGGATAGAATTGCTCTTTTAGGTCAGAACGGGCAGGGAAAAACAACCCTTGCAAAAATTCTTGCAGGAGAAATCAAGGATTATAGCGGAACCTGGAACTTAGGTCATAATGTAAACATTGGATACTTTGCTCAGAATCAGGAAGAAGTATTAACACCCAATAAAACGGTTTTAGAAGAAGCAGAAGATGCAGCTACAGAAGAGACCAGACCCAGAGTAAGAGATTTATTAGGATCATTCTTATTTCAGGGTGAAGCCGTAACAAAAAAGACCAAAGTCTTATCCGGGGGAGAAAGAAACCGTCTGGCACTTTGTAAATTGTTGTTACGTCCTTTCAATACATTGATCATGGACGAACCTACCAATCACCTTGACATCCAGTCTAAGGAGATTATTAAGCTCGCACTGCAGAAGTTTGAAGGAACATTGATTGTGATTTCTCACGACAGGGAGTTTCTTCAAGGGCTTTGTGATAAGATTTTTGAATTCCGTGATGGGAAAATGAAAGAGTTTCTTGGGGACATTAATGAGTATCTGGAATACAGACAGAAAGAAACCATTAGAGAAATTTCTGCTGAAAAGGCAAAACTTCATGATGATGTAAAAGTAGAAGTGAAAGCTAAAGTAGAGGTAGTAGAAAAAGAACAACCCGTATCTCAGCCAAAACCAGGTTTTATAAGCAAGGAACAAAAAAATATCCAGAATAAAATAAAGAAGGTAGAAGAGAGAATTTCAGAGTTGGAGACTCAATCTGAAGAAATGGAAGCCTCTTTTGCAAAAGAAAACCCTTCCGATGAGAGATTGGAAGAATATAATAAGATAAAAGCGGATTTAGAGCTTGCTTTACAGGAGTGGGAGCATTTAGCTTCTCAGCTGGAGTAA
- a CDS encoding trigger factor — protein sequence MKVTAQNHDDVSALLTVTLEKSDYKEKVEKQLINYAKNAQVPGFRKGKVPLSMVRKQYEAGIAFEEINKQVSDALNNYVNDNKLRLVGQPVPQPVNDFNHNADQLEVAFEVGYEPEFTIDLTKYEAPHYKVEASDKEITKSIENMQKRFAEQVPQDKITKDSYVALEVSQVVEEDAEGDHHHHPKNVTITAENKEAFKLVKALKMDGSVKVSKETLAGDEELAKELGFTKEEVEHLHHAEVEVKVKDFYNLNLAELNQDLFDKVYGEGNIKSEEELKDKVKTELDEYFQQNADVHFVNKVLEQITEKEEVKLPESFLVKWLVFSNQNIQSEEQAKEILEAEKKQLSYQIIEGRLMSDNDIKLDYADVLAQAEQLVRNQLAIYGIHHLGDEEIQKYAVEMLKDQEQVRQISSEVAMTKLKDVILEKASKKETEISHDEFLEELKK from the coding sequence ATGAAGGTTACCGCACAAAACCATGATGACGTAAGTGCATTACTTACTGTAACATTGGAAAAATCTGACTACAAAGAAAAAGTAGAGAAGCAGTTGATTAATTATGCTAAAAATGCGCAAGTTCCTGGATTCAGAAAAGGAAAAGTGCCTTTGAGTATGGTTAGAAAACAATATGAAGCAGGTATTGCATTCGAAGAGATCAACAAGCAAGTTTCTGATGCTTTAAATAACTATGTAAACGATAACAAGTTAAGATTAGTTGGGCAGCCTGTTCCTCAGCCTGTAAATGATTTCAATCATAATGCAGATCAACTGGAGGTTGCTTTTGAAGTAGGGTACGAGCCTGAATTCACAATAGATTTAACTAAATATGAAGCTCCACATTATAAAGTAGAAGCTTCTGATAAAGAAATCACGAAGAGCATTGAAAACATGCAGAAGCGTTTTGCAGAGCAGGTTCCACAAGATAAGATTACTAAGGATTCTTATGTTGCTCTTGAAGTTTCTCAGGTTGTAGAAGAAGATGCTGAAGGAGACCATCACCATCACCCAAAAAATGTTACCATTACTGCTGAAAACAAAGAAGCATTTAAATTGGTAAAAGCTTTGAAAATGGATGGTTCTGTAAAAGTTTCTAAAGAAACATTAGCAGGGGATGAAGAGTTAGCTAAAGAATTAGGCTTTACTAAAGAAGAAGTTGAGCACCTACACCATGCTGAAGTTGAAGTTAAAGTAAAAGATTTCTATAACTTAAACTTAGCTGAACTTAATCAGGATCTATTTGATAAAGTATACGGAGAAGGAAACATCAAATCTGAAGAAGAACTTAAAGATAAAGTAAAAACTGAATTAGACGAGTACTTCCAGCAAAATGCTGATGTTCACTTTGTAAATAAAGTATTGGAGCAGATCACAGAGAAAGAAGAAGTAAAACTTCCTGAATCTTTCTTAGTGAAATGGTTGGTATTCTCTAACCAGAACATCCAGTCTGAAGAGCAGGCAAAAGAAATCCTGGAAGCAGAGAAAAAGCAATTAAGCTATCAGATCATCGAAGGTAGATTGATGAGTGATAATGATATCAAATTGGATTATGCTGATGTTCTTGCGCAGGCTGAGCAATTGGTAAGAAACCAATTGGCAATCTATGGAATTCACCATTTAGGAGATGAGGAAATTCAAAAATATGCTGTTGAAATGTTGAAAGATCAAGAGCAGGTAAGACAAATTTCTTCTGAAGTAGCTATGACTAAATTGAAAGATGTAATTCTTGAAAAGGCGAGCAAAAAAGAAACTGAAATTTCTCACGACGAATTCTTAGAAGAACTTAAGAAATAA
- a CDS encoding DUF6427 family protein, with product MFKLLSKESNIFSIPVYIGFLLLIVIIFNILNFNTYEAIVAGITFLGIALGYFCFHSIALNHQTHLPLFLYSFFVFGLYPGNLDIGIAVSLLTNSFLLLLLTSANEDTRKKSYVLVGAIVALNFIFLPTTWPMAVFVVVHVIATSERISLNIFRFLLGIILIVFSYFSVMFFLDFTTWNLDYFPFGKMKMITDYRGIMPLLPIALMLIYAVYDHFKNYNKKSPISRYKYTFLLVFSLAQLVTIILYMNSNYEYLLLLAFPSSIILSRMMRFLPRFWMQEIGLWLIIISLVTFKIGTYFNLF from the coding sequence ATGTTTAAATTACTTTCAAAAGAAAGCAATATTTTTTCAATTCCTGTTTATATTGGTTTTCTTCTTTTAATAGTAATAATATTTAACATACTGAATTTCAACACTTACGAGGCGATTGTTGCTGGAATTACATTTTTAGGAATTGCTTTGGGATACTTCTGTTTTCATAGCATTGCTCTTAATCATCAGACTCATCTCCCACTATTTTTATATTCATTTTTTGTTTTCGGGCTTTATCCTGGAAATTTAGATATAGGAATTGCCGTATCTCTTCTTACTAATTCCTTCCTTTTACTCCTTCTTACCAGTGCAAATGAAGACACCCGAAAAAAATCATATGTATTGGTAGGAGCAATTGTTGCATTAAATTTTATTTTTTTACCAACAACGTGGCCTATGGCTGTTTTTGTGGTTGTGCATGTTATTGCAACTTCCGAAAGAATAAGTTTAAATATTTTCAGGTTTCTGCTTGGGATCATACTCATAGTCTTTAGTTATTTCTCTGTGATGTTTTTCTTAGACTTTACCACGTGGAATCTCGATTATTTCCCATTTGGAAAAATGAAAATGATTACGGACTACAGAGGCATTATGCCCTTACTTCCGATTGCATTGATGCTGATCTATGCCGTGTATGACCATTTTAAAAATTATAACAAAAAGAGCCCGATAAGCAGATATAAATATACCTTTCTGCTTGTGTTTTCTTTGGCTCAGCTGGTTACTATTATTTTATACATGAATAGTAACTATGAATACCTACTGCTTCTTGCCTTTCCTTCCAGTATTATACTGAGCAGAATGATGCGGTTTTTACCAAGGTTTTGGATGCAGGAAATTGGCTTATGGCTGATTATTATTAGTTTGGTTACCTTTAAAATAGGTACTTATTTTAATTTATTTTAA